Proteins found in one Acipenser ruthenus chromosome 18, fAciRut3.2 maternal haplotype, whole genome shotgun sequence genomic segment:
- the LOC117423325 gene encoding transcriptional repressor protein YY1-like isoform X1, whose amino-acid sequence MASGDTLYIATTDGSEMPAEIVELHEIEVETIPVETIETTVVGEEDDDEHDQPMIALQPLVTDDPNQVHHHHHHHHHQEVILVQTREEVVGGDDSDLRADDGYEDQILIPVPAPVAEEEYIEQTLVTVAGKSSSSSGGRMKKGGGGSGKKSGKKSYLSGAEASGRKWEQKQVQIKTLEGEFSVTMWASDDKKDIDHETVVEEQIIGENSPPDYSEYMTGKKLPPGGIPGIDLSDPKQLAEFASPFNSSECLVKREPNRMKPRKIKEDDAPRTIACPHKGCTKMFRDNSAMRKHLHTHGPRVHVCAECGKAFVESSKLKRHQLVHTGEKPFQCTFEGCGKRFSLDFNLRTHVRIHTGDRPYVCPFDGCNKKFAQSTNLKSHILTHAKAKNNQ is encoded by the exons ATGGCATCGGGCGATACGCTCTACATCGCGACGACCGACGGCTCGGAAATGCCGGCCGAGATCGTCGAGCTCCACGAGATCGAGGTAGAGACTATCCCCGTGGAAACGATCGAGACCACGGTGGTCGGGGAGGAGGATGACGACGAGCACGACCAGCCGATGATAGCCCTGCAGCCGCTAGTGACAGACGATCCGAACCAggttcaccaccaccaccaccaccaccaccaccaggaggtGATCCTGGTGCAGACGAGAGAGGAGGTGGTCGGCGGGGACGACTCGGACCTGCGGGCCGACGATGGCTATGAAGATCAGATCCTCATCCCAGTCCCGGCACCGGTCGCGGAGGAGGAGTATATCGAGCAGACGCTGGTGACGGTAGCCGGGAAAAGCAGCTCTTCCTCGGGAGGGCggatgaagaaaggggggggcGGCAGCGGGAAGAAATCGGGTAAAAAGAGCTACCTGAGCGGGGCTGAGGCAAGCGGGAGAAAATGGGAACAGAAGCAAGTCCAGATCAAGACTCTGGAAGGAGAGTTTTCGGTAACGATGTGGGCTTCTG ATGACAAAAAGGACATTGACCATGAGACGGTGGTGGAAGAGCAGATTATCGGAGAGAACTCTCCTCCCGATTATTCAGAGTACATGACCGGAAAGAAACTCCCGCCAGGAGGCATCCCGGGGATCGACCTCTCTGACCCCAAACAGTTAGCAGAGTTCGCCAG CCCCTTCAATAGCAGTGAATGCCTCGTGAAACGGGAGCCCAATCG GATGAAGCCGAGAAAAATAAAAGAAGATGACGCCCCAAGAACGATAGCGTGTCCCCACAAA GGATGCACAAAGATGTTCAGGGACAACTCTGCCATGAGGAAGCACTTGCACACTCACGGGCCGCGCGTTCACGTTTGTGCTGAATGTGGGAAAGCCTTCGTGGAGAGCTCCAAACTGAAGCGACATCAGCTCGTTCATACTGGAGAAAAACCTTTCCAG TGCACGTTCGAGGGATGTGGAAAGCGGTTCTCACTGGACTTCAATTTACGCACTCATGTGCGGATTCACACCGGAGACCGGCCCTATGTGTGCCCTTTCGATGGCTGCAATAAGAAGTTTGCTCAGTCAACTAACCTGAAGTCTCACATCTTGACACACGCGAAAGCCAAAAACAACCAGTGA
- the LOC117423325 gene encoding transcriptional repressor protein YY1-like isoform X2 — translation MASGDTLYIATTDGSEMPAEIVELHEIEVETIPVETIETTVVGEEDDDEHDQPMIALQPLVTDDPNQVHHHHHHHHHQEVILVQTREEVVGGDDSDLRADDGYEDQILIPVPAPVAEEEYIEQTLVTVAGKSSSSSGGRMKKGGGGSGKKSGKKSYLSGAEASGRKWEQKQVQIKTLEGEFSVTMWASDDKKDIDHETVVEEQIIGENSPPDYSEYMTGKKLPPGGIPGIDLSDPKQLAEFARMKPRKIKEDDAPRTIACPHKGCTKMFRDNSAMRKHLHTHGPRVHVCAECGKAFVESSKLKRHQLVHTGEKPFQCTFEGCGKRFSLDFNLRTHVRIHTGDRPYVCPFDGCNKKFAQSTNLKSHILTHAKAKNNQ, via the exons ATGGCATCGGGCGATACGCTCTACATCGCGACGACCGACGGCTCGGAAATGCCGGCCGAGATCGTCGAGCTCCACGAGATCGAGGTAGAGACTATCCCCGTGGAAACGATCGAGACCACGGTGGTCGGGGAGGAGGATGACGACGAGCACGACCAGCCGATGATAGCCCTGCAGCCGCTAGTGACAGACGATCCGAACCAggttcaccaccaccaccaccaccaccaccaccaggaggtGATCCTGGTGCAGACGAGAGAGGAGGTGGTCGGCGGGGACGACTCGGACCTGCGGGCCGACGATGGCTATGAAGATCAGATCCTCATCCCAGTCCCGGCACCGGTCGCGGAGGAGGAGTATATCGAGCAGACGCTGGTGACGGTAGCCGGGAAAAGCAGCTCTTCCTCGGGAGGGCggatgaagaaaggggggggcGGCAGCGGGAAGAAATCGGGTAAAAAGAGCTACCTGAGCGGGGCTGAGGCAAGCGGGAGAAAATGGGAACAGAAGCAAGTCCAGATCAAGACTCTGGAAGGAGAGTTTTCGGTAACGATGTGGGCTTCTG ATGACAAAAAGGACATTGACCATGAGACGGTGGTGGAAGAGCAGATTATCGGAGAGAACTCTCCTCCCGATTATTCAGAGTACATGACCGGAAAGAAACTCCCGCCAGGAGGCATCCCGGGGATCGACCTCTCTGACCCCAAACAGTTAGCAGAGTTCGCCAG GATGAAGCCGAGAAAAATAAAAGAAGATGACGCCCCAAGAACGATAGCGTGTCCCCACAAA GGATGCACAAAGATGTTCAGGGACAACTCTGCCATGAGGAAGCACTTGCACACTCACGGGCCGCGCGTTCACGTTTGTGCTGAATGTGGGAAAGCCTTCGTGGAGAGCTCCAAACTGAAGCGACATCAGCTCGTTCATACTGGAGAAAAACCTTTCCAG TGCACGTTCGAGGGATGTGGAAAGCGGTTCTCACTGGACTTCAATTTACGCACTCATGTGCGGATTCACACCGGAGACCGGCCCTATGTGTGCCCTTTCGATGGCTGCAATAAGAAGTTTGCTCAGTCAACTAACCTGAAGTCTCACATCTTGACACACGCGAAAGCCAAAAACAACCAGTGA
- the LOC131698702 gene encoding mitochondrial basic amino acids transporter-like, whose product MDYVAGCLGGAVGVLVGHPFDTVKVRLQVQNVDKPLYRGTFHCFQSIVRQESILGLYKGIGSPMMGLTFINAIVFGVQGNVMRQLGRDSPLNQFLAGSAAGTIQCVICCPMELAKTRMQMQGTGEYKSTRKHYKNSLDCLVRIYKKEGVRGINRGMLTTLAREAPAFGFYFLTYDCLTRSLGCEPDDPYMIPKLLLAGGMSGIASWLSTYPVDVIKSRLQADGVGGVLQYNGILDCVQQSYRKEGWLVFTRGLTSTLLRAFPVNAATFSTVTLFLMYMRGEGEGVKDCEPAPVTQQQQQQQSSL is encoded by the exons ATGGATTATGTAGCTGGATGTCTCGGAG GTGCTGTAGGTGTCCTCGTCGGTCACCCGTTTGACACGGTCAAG GTCCGACTTCAGGTTCAAAATGTAGACAAGCCTTTGTATCGCGGGACCTTCCACTGCTTCCAGTCGATTGTACGACAGGAGTCT ATTCTGGGTCTGTACAAAGGCATCGGCTCCCCTATGATGGGCCTGACCTTCATCAACGCCATCGTTTTCGGGGTGCAGGGCAACGTGATGCGGCAGCTGGGGCGGGACAGCCCGCTGAACCAGTTCCTCGCGGGGTCGGCCGCAGGCACCATACAGTGCGTCATCTGCTGCCCCATGGAGCTGGCCAAGACGCGCATGCAGATGCAGGGCACCGGCGAGTACAAGTCCACGAGGAAGCACTACAAGAACTCCCTGGACTGCCTGGTGCGGATCTACAAGAAGGAAGGGGTGCGGGGGATCAACCGCGGCATGCTGACCACGCTCGCCCGCGAGGCGCCCGCCTTCGGATTCTACTTCCTCACCTACGACTGCCTCACGCGCTCCCTGGGCTGCGAGCCCGATGACCCCTACATGATCCCCAAGCTCCTGCTCGCAGGGGGCATGTCCGGGATAGCGTCCTGGCTCTCCACTTACCCGGTGGATGTGATCAAATCCAGGCTGCAGGCAGACGGGGTGGGTGGGGTGCTGCAGTATAACGGGATCCTGGACTGTGTGCAGCAGAGCTATCGGAAGGAAGGCTGGTTGGTGTTCACCCGCGGTCTCACCTCCACTCTGCTGCGGGCATTCCCGGTCAACGCCGCTACCTTCTCCACTGTCACGCTCTTCCTGATGTACATGAGAGGGGAGGGTGAGGGGGTGAAGGACTGCGAGCCGGCCCCAGtaacgcagcagcagcagcagcagcagtccagTTTGTGA
- the LOC117973954 gene encoding solute carrier family 25 member 47-like isoform X1 encodes MHFADFAAGSIGGALGVFVGYPLDTVKVRLQTQRHYKGLWHCVHSIYKTERLSGFFKGVSMPVSTVSVSSSVAFGTYRNCLQCIQQFRYGSGDARPAHLDFFLSGLAAGSAQVVVMSPADVVKVRLQTQTQPEHAVQGSTANVKVKYQGPLHCMATIVREEGVFGLYRGAHAMMLKDGPSFATYFLTYNIFCEWLTPAGQKQPEWSGVLLAGGCAGTCAWGLATPMDVIKARLQADGLGKRRYNGVVNCITQSARQEGARVFFKGLGLNCARAFPVNMVVFATYEMVLKLIP; translated from the exons ATGCATTTTGCGGATTTTGCAGCCGGGTCGATCGGAG GAGCCCTAGGCGTGTTCGTGGGTTACCCCTTGGATACAGTCAAG GTGAGACTGCAGACCCAGAGACACTACAAGGGGCTATGGCACTGTGTTCACAGCATCTacaagacagagaga CTCAGTGGCTTCTTCAAAGGCGTGTCCATGCCTGTGTCCACGGTGTCGGTGAGCTCGTCCGTGGCCTTCGGCACCTACAGGAACTGCCTGCAGTGCATACAGCAGTTCCGCTACGGGAGTGGGGATGCCAGGCCGGCTCACCTGGATTTCTTTCTGTCTGGACTGGCAGCTGGCTCTGCAcag GTTGTGGTGATGTCGCCTGCAGACGTAGTTAAAGTGCGACTGCAGACTCAGACGCAGCCTGAGCACGCTGTGCAGGGCTCCACCGCGAACGTGAAAGTGAAATACCAAGGCCCCCTGCACTGCATGGCGACTATCGTCAGGGAGGAGGGCGTCTTTGGGCTTTACAGGGGGGCCCATGCAATGATGCTCAAAGACGGGCCATCGTTTGCTACCTACTTTCTAACCTATAATATCTTCTGCGAGTGGCTGACACCGGCTGGGCAAAAGCAACCAG AGTGGTCAGGGGTGCTCCTGGCTGGAGGCTGTGCGGGGACGTGTGCCTGGGGTTTAGCCACCCCCATGGATGTGATCAAGGCTCGGCTGCAGGCGGACGGCTTGGGGAAGAGAAGGTACAATGGAGTAGTGAACTGCATCACGCAGAGCGCCAGGCAGGAAGGGGCCAGGGTCTTCTTCAAGGGGCTGGGTCTGAACTGCGCCCGCGCTTTCCCAGTCAACATGGTGGTGTTCGCTACGTACGAGATGGTGCTGAAATTAATCCCATAG
- the LOC117973954 gene encoding solute carrier family 25 member 47-A-like isoform X2, translating to MHFADFAAGSIGGALGVFVGYPLDTVKLSGFFKGVSMPVSTVSVSSSVAFGTYRNCLQCIQQFRYGSGDARPAHLDFFLSGLAAGSAQVVVMSPADVVKVRLQTQTQPEHAVQGSTANVKVKYQGPLHCMATIVREEGVFGLYRGAHAMMLKDGPSFATYFLTYNIFCEWLTPAGQKQPEWSGVLLAGGCAGTCAWGLATPMDVIKARLQADGLGKRRYNGVVNCITQSARQEGARVFFKGLGLNCARAFPVNMVVFATYEMVLKLIP from the exons ATGCATTTTGCGGATTTTGCAGCCGGGTCGATCGGAG GAGCCCTAGGCGTGTTCGTGGGTTACCCCTTGGATACAGTCAAG CTCAGTGGCTTCTTCAAAGGCGTGTCCATGCCTGTGTCCACGGTGTCGGTGAGCTCGTCCGTGGCCTTCGGCACCTACAGGAACTGCCTGCAGTGCATACAGCAGTTCCGCTACGGGAGTGGGGATGCCAGGCCGGCTCACCTGGATTTCTTTCTGTCTGGACTGGCAGCTGGCTCTGCAcag GTTGTGGTGATGTCGCCTGCAGACGTAGTTAAAGTGCGACTGCAGACTCAGACGCAGCCTGAGCACGCTGTGCAGGGCTCCACCGCGAACGTGAAAGTGAAATACCAAGGCCCCCTGCACTGCATGGCGACTATCGTCAGGGAGGAGGGCGTCTTTGGGCTTTACAGGGGGGCCCATGCAATGATGCTCAAAGACGGGCCATCGTTTGCTACCTACTTTCTAACCTATAATATCTTCTGCGAGTGGCTGACACCGGCTGGGCAAAAGCAACCAG AGTGGTCAGGGGTGCTCCTGGCTGGAGGCTGTGCGGGGACGTGTGCCTGGGGTTTAGCCACCCCCATGGATGTGATCAAGGCTCGGCTGCAGGCGGACGGCTTGGGGAAGAGAAGGTACAATGGAGTAGTGAACTGCATCACGCAGAGCGCCAGGCAGGAAGGGGCCAGGGTCTTCTTCAAGGGGCTGGGTCTGAACTGCGCCCGCGCTTTCCCAGTCAACATGGTGGTGTTCGCTACGTACGAGATGGTGCTGAAATTAATCCCATAG
- the LOC117973954 gene encoding solute carrier family 25 member 47-like isoform X3, with product MPVSTVSVSSSVAFGTYRNCLQCIQQFRYGSGDARPAHLDFFLSGLAAGSAQVVVMSPADVVKVRLQTQTQPEHAVQGSTANVKVKYQGPLHCMATIVREEGVFGLYRGAHAMMLKDGPSFATYFLTYNIFCEWLTPAGQKQPEWSGVLLAGGCAGTCAWGLATPMDVIKARLQADGLGKRRYNGVVNCITQSARQEGARVFFKGLGLNCARAFPVNMVVFATYEMVLKLIP from the exons ATGCCTGTGTCCACGGTGTCGGTGAGCTCGTCCGTGGCCTTCGGCACCTACAGGAACTGCCTGCAGTGCATACAGCAGTTCCGCTACGGGAGTGGGGATGCCAGGCCGGCTCACCTGGATTTCTTTCTGTCTGGACTGGCAGCTGGCTCTGCAcag GTTGTGGTGATGTCGCCTGCAGACGTAGTTAAAGTGCGACTGCAGACTCAGACGCAGCCTGAGCACGCTGTGCAGGGCTCCACCGCGAACGTGAAAGTGAAATACCAAGGCCCCCTGCACTGCATGGCGACTATCGTCAGGGAGGAGGGCGTCTTTGGGCTTTACAGGGGGGCCCATGCAATGATGCTCAAAGACGGGCCATCGTTTGCTACCTACTTTCTAACCTATAATATCTTCTGCGAGTGGCTGACACCGGCTGGGCAAAAGCAACCAG AGTGGTCAGGGGTGCTCCTGGCTGGAGGCTGTGCGGGGACGTGTGCCTGGGGTTTAGCCACCCCCATGGATGTGATCAAGGCTCGGCTGCAGGCGGACGGCTTGGGGAAGAGAAGGTACAATGGAGTAGTGAACTGCATCACGCAGAGCGCCAGGCAGGAAGGGGCCAGGGTCTTCTTCAAGGGGCTGGGTCTGAACTGCGCCCGCGCTTTCCCAGTCAACATGGTGGTGTTCGCTACGTACGAGATGGTGCTGAAATTAATCCCATAG